In Thalassococcus sp. S3, the sequence CGCCTCTCCTGGCGCGATCCGCGTGAGATCCCGCTCATGCTCGAGGCGATCCGGGCCTGGGAAACCATGGACAGCCGCACAGGTCGGCAGACCGGATACCGCCAGACCGGCATTCTCTTCACGGCGCCGGATGAAGCGGCGTTCATGCAAAACGAAGCGTGGTCCCGCCATCTTGAGCCGTTTCAGGTTGAATTTCAGCTGCTGCGCGGCGCAGAGCTTGATGCCGCGATGCCCGGTCACCGGATGTCTGTGACCGGAGCGCTTTTAACCCCGTGCGACGGCCGGGCGGAACCACAATGGGCGGCCCCGGCCATCGCAGAGGCCGCGCGTGATGCCGGCGCTGCCGTTTTGACCCGATGTGCCGTGCGCGGCATCGTTCGAGAGGCGGGCCATGTCAGCGGGGTCGTGACGGAACAGGGGTCGATTAAGTGTTCTCGCGTGGTGCTGGCGGGTGGGGCCTGGTCGCGGCTTTTTGCCGGGAATGAAGGGGTCGAGTTACCTCAACTCAAGGTCATGAACAGCGTGCTGCGGACAACGCCTGTCGCTAACGGCCCCGACGCTGCCGTCTGGGCGGATCGCTTTGCCCTTCGCCGGCGTGCCGATGGCGGGTATACGGTTGCTTCGGGCAGTGGGAACCTGGTCGACATCGTACCCGACAGCTTTCGGTTGGCGCGCATGTTCTGGCCGGCCTTGCGCAATGACTGGCGGAAGCTGGGCTTTCGGCTGTCAGGACGCTGGCGCGAGGAGGCGTCCCTGCCGCGGCGCTGGTCCAAGGACGAGACGACCGCTTTCGAACGCCATCGCATCCTTGACCCATGCCCATCCAAACGCACCGTAGAGCAGGCCTGGGCCGCAACGCGCGCGGCTTTCCCGATATTCGAAACGGCGGAGATCGCGCAATCCTGGGCCGGTCTGATTGACGTGACGCCGGACGCGATCCCCGTGATCTCAGAGGTTGAGGATCTACCGGGATTTTTCATCGTGACAGGCTTTTCCGGTCATGGCTTTGGTATCGCACCCGGGGCAGGCAAGCTGATGGCGGATCTTGTCACCGCGGTGCAACCCTGCGTGGATCCGACACCCTTTCGGCTAAGCCGGTTCTCTGACGGCAGCCCCATTACCCTGATGCCTGCGTTCTGAGAACATCGCCCCGGCGTGAGCACCGGGGCGCGCCATGGTTTAGCCCATAAGCTGATAGCTGACCGGCACATAGCGGAAGCCATCGCCGCGCGGCTCGACGAAACCTGCGGCGGGAAAGGGCATATGATAGCCGATCATGGGGATCTTGTCGGCGGCCAGCATTCCAAGGACTGACCGGCGCGACGCCGCGGCGGCGTCGGGATCTGCATCAAAGCTGAAGGCCCAATCAGGACGGGCAAAAGACCAGACGTAGTGATTGGCCAGGTCTGCGGTCAGGACAAGTTGCCGTCCCCCGCTTTCCAGCATGTAACACATATGGCCGGGCGTATGACCAAAGCTTGCAAGCGATGTGATGCCCGACGCGACGCTTCCGCCATCTTCGATAAAGCTCATCTTTTCAGCCATAGGCGTGACGAGCGAGGCGACCATGTCGCCAACCCGGTTGCCGGCATCCATGGCCGACCAGAAATCGTATTCCGCGGCGGCGGTCACATAGCGGGCATTGGGAAAGGTCGGGCTGCCATCCGTCATCATGCCACCGATATGATCGGGATGCATGTGGGTCAGAACGACGACATCCACCGCGTCTGGGGAAATGCCTGCGGCGGCGAGTGCGGTTGTGATACCACTTTGGCCAAGCCCGGTGTCGAAAAGCACGATCTCCGATCCGGTATCCACAACTGTTGGCGTGAAGTAGAATTGCGTCTGGTCTGCCGGAATGAAGTTTTCTTCCGCGATCTGCTCGAACTCACCCTCGGGCGCGGCGCCGCCGAAGAGAGCCTTGGGATCGTCGCGCATCGCGCTGCCATCCAGCAACGTGGTGACCGACATCTCGCCCATGCGGAAGGTATGTGCCACGGGCGCTTCTGCGCCGCTGCCATGGCCGGCCGCCGAAAGGGCCGAGGCGCTTGCTGCAAGTGGCAGGGCCGCCGCGCCCATCAGGGCCGCACGGCGGGTCAGGTTCGGGGAAGGGATCATGTCTCGCTCCTTACATGTGTCCGACACAAATCTTAGTACGACTGACACGAAATTCCTCCGTCGCTCTGCGACCGTCATGGTAACTTTATCGCGATGGTAAGACGTATGACGATACAGGCGGATCAGGATAAGCCCGCGTATCTCGCGGCGGTCGAACCCGATATGCGGCGCGCTGACGCCAGAACGCTGCGTCGGTTCCTGCAGTGGATGACCGGTTTTCAGCCAAAGATCTGGGGCGGTTCGATGCCGGGTGATGGCTGCTATGATTGCCGTCATGCAAGCGGACACAAAGGCAACATTCTCCCAACAGGTTTCGCATCGCGGAAATCGGCCTCTTCGGCTTATGTCATGCCTGGATATGCGGCCTTTTCATCGATCCTCCTTCGATTGGGAAAGCATAGGATTGGTGCGTCCTGCTTAGATGTGAACCGGATCGTCGATATTGATCTGGACGTTCTGACGGAATTGATCCAAGCGGGGCGAAAGGATTTGGGGCGACGTTGGACTGTCCAATCCGAATAAGAGGTGTGTGGCGCAATGACATGGCGGATCTGGGCCATCGCGATCGGCCTGACCCTTGCGGTCGCAGGCCTGCCGTTGGCGTCCTCATCAGATCGCTTCGAGACCGCGGTGTCCCTCTGGCTTGATGGAGATGACGCAGGCGCGCTGCCCGAATTTGCCGATCTCGCGCAGCAGGGGCACGCATTGGCCCGGATTTTGCTGGCCCAGATCGAGCTGATGGACAAAGGCCCGTCGCAATTTCGGCGAAACCTGACGCCAGATCAGGCGCGTGCGCTTTTTCGCAGAAGCTCGACCGACGGAGGACCGGCAACAAGCTGGCTTGCGGTTGAGGATCAGCAGGGCAATGCCCTGGCGCGCGCTCTGCGGGCGTCCCGCTTTCCGGATGTGCAGCCCGAGCTGATCGATGAGCTGAGGGAGATGGGAGAGGCGCAGGCCACCGACTATCCAACCAGGATCCTCGCGCTCTACGGAACATCCGAGGATCGGCGCGCGCTATTAAAGAGCGATGCGCTGTTGCCGGAGTTGCGGCCCTATCTGCTTTATCTCGAAAACAATCCCGAACTGCAGGGCGATGGCATCTATGTTTTGCGCCATATCACCGGTCTGGGCGATATGATCGACGGCGCAGACGAGGACACCCGCGGGATCGCTGGTCTTCTTGCGCTGGGATACGGTTACGGTGATACAAATCCGGACAATCGCTGGCACGCCACCGTGACGGACTGGATCATGACGGACGAGGCAACGCGGCCCATCGCCGACCTCTGTCGGGGGGAATGCGGTGCGCAGGCAGGCGCATGTGGCTTTGCCCTCACCGCGCTGACCGGCGGCTATTTCGAGGTGATCCGTCTCGATTCGCCCTTGGAAACGGTCATTCCACAGGACACGTTTCTCTCTAGCCCGAGGGCGCGGTTGATGGCGTTGCGCCGGGCGGCCTTCACCCGGGCGGAGACGGCTGGTCCTCGGGCCTCCATCCGGGAGATCGCGGAGATGAGCCAATGCGCCGCCGACCTTGTGGCGCAGGCACGCTCCGGCGGCCTCTGACTGTCGCTGTTCTGGACAAAACGGTGTCCCTGTGAGACATGGCGCGCAAGCAGGAGACGCAGATGACCACCACCCGTTTCGCCCCATCCCCGACCGGCTATATCCATGTCGGAAACCTCAGAACCGCGCTGATGAACTATCTCATCGCGCGCAAGGCCGGGGGCACCTTCATTCTGCGCATCGACGATACGGATCCGGAGCGTTCCAAGGAAGAGTATGTCGATGCGATCAAGGAGGATCTCGACTGGCTGGGTCTGCACTGGGACCGGGTCGAACGACAATCCGAACGCTTGGATCGCTATGCGGAGGCCGCCGACACCCTGCGCAAGATGGGACGTTTCTACGAGGCGTTTGAAACCCCAACCGAACTGGATCTCAAGCGCAAGAAACAGCTCAACATGGGTCGTCCGCCCGTCTATGACCGCGCGGCCCTTGCCCTCAGCGATGACCAAAAGCAGGCCTTGCGGGCAGAGCGTGGGGACGGCGTCTGGCGGTTCAAGCTTGATCATGCGCGGATCGAATGGGTCGATGGTATCCTTGGCGACACCTCCATTGACGCGGCAAGCGTCAGTGATCCGGTGCTCATCCGGGGCGACGGTCAGGTTCTCTATACGCTGGCATCGGTGGTCGACGACACCGAGATGGGCGTCACCGATGTGGTCCGCGGGTCGGACCATGTCACCAATACGGCGACCCAGATCCAGATCATCGAAGCCCTTGGCGGGACCTGTCCGCGTTTCGCACATCACAGTCTGCTGACGGGGCCCCAGGGCGAGGCGCTGTCGAAGCGGCTTGGCACGCTTGCCCTGCGTGACTTGCGCGCACAGGGGGTGGAACCGATGGCTTTGCTCAGCCATATGGCGCGGCTCGGCTCAAGCGATCCTATTGAGCTTCGCGCCGACATGGCCGAGCTGGTTGATGGGTTCGATATCGGGCGCTTTGGCGCGGCACCGACCAAGTTTGACGAGGCGGACCTTTTCCCGCTGACCGCAAGGCATCTGCAGACGCTGCCTTTCAATGCAGTTGCAGGCACGATCGCGGAGATCGGCGTGCCGGATCATCAGGCTGAGCAGTTCTGGACGGTCACACGAGACAATATCACGACGCTGTCCGATCTGCAGGACTGGTGGCGACTGTTCCGCGAGGGCGCAGAGCCGGTCATCGACGACGAAGATACCGATTTCGTCCGCGAGGCGATGACGCTGCTTGCAGACGCGCCATTCGACGAGGCCACGTGGGCAACCTGGACCGCAGCCGTGAAGGAGGCCACCGGACGCAAGGGCAGATCCCTGTTCATGCCACTGCGCAAGGCGCTGACCGGACAGTCTCACGGACCGGACATGGCCGCTGTCATGCCCCTCTTGCAGGTCGTGCGGGCGAGGGAAAACCGTTGATACCCACCGCCATCGGTCGGGACGGGTAGGACCTGCCCGGCATGGCGGAGGCCCAGGCAAAGTTTCTCAAGGGCAACCTTTTTCGGCATGTGACTGTGATGTCGCTGACCGCGTCGGTTGGCCTTATGGCCGTGTTCATCGTCGACTTTGTCGACATGATCTTCATTTCCATGCTGGGCAAAGCCGAACTGGCCGCCGCGGTCGGATATGCGGGCGCGATCCTCTTTTTCACGACATCCTTCAGCATCGGCATGGCGATCGCCGCCGGCGCCCTTGTGGCCCGCGCCCTTGGCGCAGGGGATCCCGAACGGGCGCGGGAGAGGGCGACCCATGCGCTGGTTTACGGGGTGGCCTTTGGCGTCGCATTCTCCATCGCGGTCTGGCTGAACCTGGGCTTTCTCGTGGGTCTGCTCGGCGCGGAGGGAGAGACCGCGCGTCTTGCCGTCCTTTATCTTCAGATCGTCGTTCCATCCCTGCCGCTTCTTCTGATCGGGATGACGGGCGGGGCGCTTTTGCGTGCCCATGGGGATGCGCGCCGCGCCATGATGGCCACGATCTACGGTGGGGCAGTGAACGCGGTGCTCGATCCGATCCTGATCTTTGGTCTGGACCTTGAACTGACGGGCGCGGCCCTTGCGTCGGTGGCTGCTCGCATGGTGATGGCCGCGACCTCCCTTCTTCCGCTGATCCGGCACCATGGCGGTTTTGCGACGCCCTCTGCACCGGGGCTCATGCGAGATTTCCGTCCCGTGCTTGCGATTGCTGTGCCCGCCATCCTGACCCAGCTCGCAACGCCTGTCGGCCAGGCTTATGTCACCCGGGCGATGGCCGAATTTGGGGAGGCTGCCGTAGCCGGAATGGCCATCGTCGCGCGCCTGATGCCGGTGGCGTTCGGTGTCATCTATGCGCTTTCGGGGGCAGTCGGCCCGATCATCGGGCAGAATTTCGGCGCGGGAGATCGCGTTCGGGTACGGCGTGCCTTTCAAGCTGCGATTGTCTTTGTCGCCATCGTGGTCGCTATGGTGTCCGCCGCGCTCTTTGCCCTGCGCGCGCCTCTGGCCGCGCTGTTCCAGGCCGAGGGCGTGACGCGCGATCTTGTCTTTCTGTTCTGCGGCCCTCTTGCGCTGGCGTTCTTCTTCAATGGCGTGATCTTCGTGAGCAACGCGTCCTTCAACAATCTGGGACGCCCCTTTTACTCAACCTGGATCAATTGGGGGCGCCACACGCTGGGCACCATTCCCCTTGTCATGCTTGGCGCGGCTGTTTTGGGGGCGCCTGGTGTTCTGATTGGCCAGGCGGCGGGCGGGGTCGTCTTTGGCGTTCTGGCCTGGATCCTGGCCCGCCGTGTCATGGCGGATGGCGGAGCTTTGGGAGAGCGTGAGCCGTTCTTTCGTCAGCTAAGGCTGTTCCAGATGTTTTATCACCGCAGGTAGATCCTCCAGCATCGCGTCGACAAAACGCAGTTCATCCGCGCTGAGTGCTTGATGGCGCGGATAGCGTGGATCGGCGCGGTCGTTCAGGATCGGCGCCTGCCATCCATCTGTGGTTTCGAAAAACCGGGTCGCCCCGTCAACGCCGAAGACCCGCAGATATCCCTGCACCACCACGTCCAGGTAACTCAAAAGGATCGGATGGGCCGTGCTCGCGCCGGCACGCGACTGTGACGGTACGGAATAGACCGCGATATCGGTCACTGCATGCAGCCTGTGGCTGACTTGGGCAGTGACCAGTGCCCGTTCATAGGCCCATTCGCGATCGTCCAGCGCCTGCCAGTCCGCGTTGGGAACCGGTGCGACCAGACCTTCGATCGTCGTCCCGGGATCGGGGATCACCGTCAGAAAGGCGACCTCTCTCAGGCCGGTATGGCACCAGGCACGCCGCCAGCCCCGCAGCGAGGCGGGTTGCGGGTCAGGATAAGCATGCGTGGATGTGTTCACGAGGCTACCATAGCCAAAGAAATAGGGATCGCGCATGTCGCAACCTCGCTCACGGCGTTTTATTGATGTATGTCAAACCGTCTTTTGCATAATTATGCAATACTGACCCATCGTGGCGCGACAGGAGCGATCCTATGAGAATAACCAAAAGAACGAACATCGCGGTCCGGCTGCTGATGTTCTGTGCGGCCAATCCCGGACGGTTGGTGACAAAGGCTGAGATCGCGGAATGTTGCAACATCTCGGAAAATCACCTCGCGCAGGTGATCAATCAACTCAGCCAGCTTGGATATCTGCGCACCCAGCGGGGACGCAATGGCGGTCTTAGCCTTGGGCGGTCAGCCGATCAGATCCGGGTCGGCGATGTGTTTCGCGATGTCGAGGGGAACCTGCCGATTGCGGAGTGTTTTGCCGACGCCGACAATACCTGCCCCCTGGTTGATGCATGCCGGCTCAGGCTCGCGCTTGCAGATGCGGCAGAGGCATTTTACGCGCATATGGACGAGATCACGCTGGAATCTCTGGTATGCGATAACGCTGATCTGCTCAGGATCTTGCAGCCCGTGACCTGCACCCGCTGATCATTCCCGGGCGCGCAGAACCTGCGCCGGGCGGGCCGAAAGCGGGCGCCAGGCGAAGAGAAGACCCGCGATCAGGGTCGCCAGGATACCGCCGCCGATGATGGCGAGTGCGGACGACCAGATGACGCTAAAGTCGGTCTCCATCACAAAATGGCTCACGGCCCAGCCGCCGCCGATCCCCGCCGCCAGGGCCACGACACCTGCCGCCGCACCCAGGATCGCCGACCGCAGGGCGAAGCTGATCAGAATTCTGCGTCGTGATGCTCCCAACGTCTTGAGCACAGCCGCTTCGAAGGTGCGTGCGCTTTCTCCGGCGGCGGCGGCGCCGATGAGCACAAGAAAGCCGGTTAGCAAGGTTGCCGCAGCCCCGTATGAGGTTGCCGCCGCCAGCCCTGACAGGACCTCGCTTACCCGGTCAATCGCGTCGCGGACGCGGATCGCGGTGATGTTGGGATAGGCGGATGACAGGTCTCTCAGAATATCGGCTTCCGCGTTTTCCTCGGCATAGACGGTCGAGATGAAGGTATGTGGCGCACCGGCCAGAGCCGCCGGGTTCATCGCAAGAATAAAGCCGATGCCCGCATTCGAGAAATCGACCTCCCGAAAGCTCGCGATCGTGCCGGTGATGTCCCGGCCCAGGATATTCACGGTCATCGTGTCGCCGATCTTCAGACCCATCTCGGCGGCCTCTTCCGCGGCAAAGCTGATGAGGGGTGGACCGGAATAGTCCGGCGCCCACCATTCGCCGGCGGTAACGCTGGTATCGTCCGGCAATGCGGCGGAATAGGTCACGCCCCGATCACCCTGCAGCACCCAATGTTCGCCCGCGACCTCGCGCGCCGGGCGGTCGTTGATGCGCGTGATGATACCGCGGAGCATCGGCGCACTGTCCACGCGCGAGACGGCGGGATCCTCGTCAAGGCGGGCGGAGAAGCCGGGCATCTGGTCCCGCTGAATGTCGACGAAGAAATAGGACGGCGCGACGTCCGGCAGATCGCCCGAAATGGCGTTGCGGAGATTGCCGTCGATCTGCCCGACCGCGGCCAAAACAGACAGCCCAAGTCCAAGCGAGAGGACAACGGATGCGGCCCCTTCCCGGGTGCCGCTGATGGCGCCCAGTGCCCAGCGCAGCGCGGGTCGTCCCCGTGCAAGCGCGCCGCCACTGCGGGCCAGGCGCCGGATCAGGAAGGCAGCGATCGACAGAAGCAAAAGCGCGCCGATAATGCCGCCTGTCGTCCAAAGCGTCAGATCCAGCGCTTCGCTGAACCACCCCGCCAGGCCGACAAGGACAGTCAGCCCTAAGGCGAGCGCCAGAACGTAACGCAGGGGCGGAAGCAGACGCGCCGATGACAAAGCGTCACGAAAGAGGGTCGCGGCCCTGACCTCCTCGGTTCGGGCCAGTGGCCAGAGTGTGAAGATCAAGGCGGTCAGCAAGCCATAGATCGCAGCCTCGAAAAGCGGCTGAGGGTAAATCGCAAAGGCCGCGGGGATCGGCAGGCGTGCCTCGATGATCGGAGCGAGAAGGACCGGGACAATACCGCCCAGCATCAAGCCCAAGGCGATGCCGACGAGTGACAGAACGGCGATTTGGATGAAGTAGGTCTGGAAGATCGTCGCCCGGTCCGCGCCCAGCGTGCGCAACGTGGCAATGACACTGGTCTTGCGGGTGAGATATGCGCGCACGGCTGCTGAGACGCCAACGCCTCCCACCGCAAGGCCCGACAGTCCGACGAGCACCAGAAAGGCCCCCAGACGGTCAACGAATTCCGCCACGCCCGGGGCACCATTGCGCGCATCCGTCCACCGCAGGCCTGACGTTTCAAAGCGGTCGCGCGCATCCTGCGCCAACACCGCCAGATCGGTCTCGGGCGGCAGATCAAGGCGATACCGCGTCGAAAACAGGGTGCCCGGTTCCAGCAGGCCGGAGGTGTTCAGTGCTTCGGTTCGAACCAGTGTGCGGGGGCCGAGCGCAAAGCCATCGGCAGCGCTGTCGGGCTCGTTTGCAAGGGTCGCCATCAGAACAAATTCCTGCGTGCCAAGGCGAAAGCGATCTCCGGGCACAAGCGCCAGCCTGTCCATCAACAGCGGGGCCATCACGGCGCCGGGCAGGCCATCGCGACCGTCCAGGGCGGTTGCCAAAGGCATGTCAGGCTCAAGCCGGACCTGCCCGACAAGCGGATAGACATCGTCGACCGATTTGACCTGCGTCAGACCCCGTTCCGCCCCGCTGTCGCGATCCACCACCACCATGGATCGGAAATCGGTCACTTCGGACACGCGCTCTGCCGTCGTGGACATCCATTCGCGTTCTTCTTCGGTCGCAAACCGGTAGGTGAATTCCATTTCGGCATCGCCACCTAGAAGAGCTGCGCCCTCTCTGGCCAGACCTGCCTCGATGCTGGCTCTCACCGTGCCGACAGCGGCGATCGCCGCGACGCCCAGCGCCAGGCAGGCCAGAAAGATGCGGAACCCGCCAAGCCCGCCGCGCAATTCGCGCCGGGCGAAGCGCAAGGCGGTCCGGGTGCTCATTCGGCTGCCTCTTGCGCGACATCCGGGGCGATCTGGCCGTCCCGCAACCGCACGACGCGATCACAGCGCGCGGCAAGCTCACGCGAATGTGTCACAAGAACCAGCGTTGCGCCGTGGCGGTCGCGCAGGCCAAAGAGCAGGTCCATGATGGCCTGACCGTTGTTCTGATCAAGATTGCCCGTGGGCTCATCCGCCAGCAGGATGTCCGGTCGCGGGGCGGATGCACGCGCCAGTGCGACCCGCTGTTGTTCCCCGCCGGACATTTGCGCCGGGTAGTGCCCGGCCCGGTGGCCCAGCCCGACGGCTTCCAACTCATCTTTCGCGCGTTCAAAGGCGTCCCGGTCTCCGGCAAGCTCAAGCGGGGTGGCGACATTTTCAAGCGCCGTCATCGTGGGGATTAGATGGAAGGATTGAAACACCACGCCCATGTGATCGCGCCGAAACCGTGCGAGGCTGTCCTCGTCCATGTTCGTCAGATCCCGGTCCAGCGCCTCTACCAATCCGCCGGTGGCGCGTTCCAGCCCGCCCATCAGCATCAGGAGAGAGGACTTGCCGGATCCCGACGGTCCGATCAGGCCAAGTGTCTCTCCCTTGATGACGTTCAGCGTGATGTCGCGCAGAATGTCGACAGGCCCGGCATTGCCATTTAGCGACAAAGCGGCATCTTTGAGCGTAAGGACGGGGTCAGACATGGCCCAATGCACCTTTCGATTTGCGTGATTTGGCATATGGAGCAGTCATCGAGATGCGCAAGATGTGGATCAGCCTTGTTTTTATTTGTCTTGGTACGGTCGTCCGGGCCGAAGCCGTCACGATTGCCGCGCTCGGCGACAGCCTTACACAGGGATACGGCCTGACCCAGCAAGATGGATTTGTCCCGCAGCTTGAAAAATGGCTTGAGGAGCGCGGAGCCGAAGTGAAGCTGATCAATGCCGGCGTCTCGGGTGACACCACCGCCGGGGGCGCTGCGCGGGTCGCGTGGACCCTGACCCCGGAGGTTGACGCCATGATCGTGGCGCTGGGCGGAAACGACCTTTTGCGCGGGATTGACCCGGGCGTCAGCAAGGAGCATCTGAGAGAAATCCTTGATGCAGCCCGTGCTGCGGATGTCGATGTTCTGCTGGTCGGGATGCAGGCACCGGGCAATTACGGTCCTGATTTCAAGGCGGACTTTGATGCGATGTACCCCGACCTTGCCGCGACCTACGGGGCTGTCTACGCCGAAAGCTTTTTCGAGGGGCTGACGGAAGAACAGGACGACCCCGCAGCGCTTCGCAGCTTCATGCAGCCCGACGGTATTCATCCAAACGCCGATGGCGTTGCACGGATTGTCGAAGGTCTGGGCCCTTATGTCGAAGCGCTAATCGCGCGCGTTGCCGAAAGCTGATGCCGGGAAGAGTGTTCCAGACGCAGCCGATCCCCGTCCTGGCGGAGCGATTGAGTGTTTCGGCGACGCATCTGGCCGACGAACCGCCACGGGGGAACATCGCTCCGGGACAGGACGTCGTCGCGCTCACGAACAAGGGTCTTGAGCGGATGAGATGGGGTATCATCCCGGTCGGTCGGGTGAATGCCCGCGGGCGAC encodes:
- a CDS encoding gamma-glutamylcyclotransferase family protein, with the translated sequence MRDPYFFGYGSLVNTSTHAYPDPQPASLRGWRRAWCHTGLREVAFLTVIPDPGTTIEGLVAPVPNADWQALDDREWAYERALVTAQVSHRLHAVTDIAVYSVPSQSRAGASTAHPILLSYLDVVVQGYLRVFGVDGATRFFETTDGWQAPILNDRADPRYPRHQALSADELRFVDAMLEDLPAVIKHLEQP
- a CDS encoding FAD-binding oxidoreductase — encoded protein: MPGPTPHPVKSDPDAPQHADVVVIGGGIIGASTALELAERGLKVALCEKGEIGAEQSSRNWGWVRLSWRDPREIPLMLEAIRAWETMDSRTGRQTGYRQTGILFTAPDEAAFMQNEAWSRHLEPFQVEFQLLRGAELDAAMPGHRMSVTGALLTPCDGRAEPQWAAPAIAEAARDAGAAVLTRCAVRGIVREAGHVSGVVTEQGSIKCSRVVLAGGAWSRLFAGNEGVELPQLKVMNSVLRTTPVANGPDAAVWADRFALRRRADGGYTVASGSGNLVDIVPDSFRLARMFWPALRNDWRKLGFRLSGRWREEASLPRRWSKDETTAFERHRILDPCPSKRTVEQAWAATRAAFPIFETAEIAQSWAGLIDVTPDAIPVISEVEDLPGFFIVTGFSGHGFGIAPGAGKLMADLVTAVQPCVDPTPFRLSRFSDGSPITLMPAF
- a CDS encoding MBL fold metallo-hydrolase; this translates as MIPSPNLTRRAALMGAAALPLAASASALSAAGHGSGAEAPVAHTFRMGEMSVTTLLDGSAMRDDPKALFGGAAPEGEFEQIAEENFIPADQTQFYFTPTVVDTGSEIVLFDTGLGQSGITTALAAAGISPDAVDVVVLTHMHPDHIGGMMTDGSPTFPNARYVTAAAEYDFWSAMDAGNRVGDMVASLVTPMAEKMSFIEDGGSVASGITSLASFGHTPGHMCYMLESGGRQLVLTADLANHYVWSFARPDWAFSFDADPDAAAASRRSVLGMLAADKIPMIGYHMPFPAAGFVEPRGDGFRYVPVSYQLMG
- a CDS encoding ABC transporter ATP-binding protein translates to MSDPVLTLKDAALSLNGNAGPVDILRDITLNVIKGETLGLIGPSGSGKSSLLMLMGGLERATGGLVEALDRDLTNMDEDSLARFRRDHMGVVFQSFHLIPTMTALENVATPLELAGDRDAFERAKDELEAVGLGHRAGHYPAQMSGGEQQRVALARASAPRPDILLADEPTGNLDQNNGQAIMDLLFGLRDRHGATLVLVTHSRELAARCDRVVRLRDGQIAPDVAQEAAE
- a CDS encoding MATE family efflux transporter, yielding MAEAQAKFLKGNLFRHVTVMSLTASVGLMAVFIVDFVDMIFISMLGKAELAAAVGYAGAILFFTTSFSIGMAIAAGALVARALGAGDPERARERATHALVYGVAFGVAFSIAVWLNLGFLVGLLGAEGETARLAVLYLQIVVPSLPLLLIGMTGGALLRAHGDARRAMMATIYGGAVNAVLDPILIFGLDLELTGAALASVAARMVMAATSLLPLIRHHGGFATPSAPGLMRDFRPVLAIAVPAILTQLATPVGQAYVTRAMAEFGEAAVAGMAIVARLMPVAFGVIYALSGAVGPIIGQNFGAGDRVRVRRAFQAAIVFVAIVVAMVSAALFALRAPLAALFQAEGVTRDLVFLFCGPLALAFFFNGVIFVSNASFNNLGRPFYSTWINWGRHTLGTIPLVMLGAAVLGAPGVLIGQAAGGVVFGVLAWILARRVMADGGALGEREPFFRQLRLFQMFYHRR
- a CDS encoding ABC transporter permease produces the protein MSTRTALRFARRELRGGLGGFRIFLACLALGVAAIAAVGTVRASIEAGLAREGAALLGGDAEMEFTYRFATEEEREWMSTTAERVSEVTDFRSMVVVDRDSGAERGLTQVKSVDDVYPLVGQVRLEPDMPLATALDGRDGLPGAVMAPLLMDRLALVPGDRFRLGTQEFVLMATLANEPDSAADGFALGPRTLVRTEALNTSGLLEPGTLFSTRYRLDLPPETDLAVLAQDARDRFETSGLRWTDARNGAPGVAEFVDRLGAFLVLVGLSGLAVGGVGVSAAVRAYLTRKTSVIATLRTLGADRATIFQTYFIQIAVLSLVGIALGLMLGGIVPVLLAPIIEARLPIPAAFAIYPQPLFEAAIYGLLTALIFTLWPLARTEEVRAATLFRDALSSARLLPPLRYVLALALGLTVLVGLAGWFSEALDLTLWTTGGIIGALLLLSIAAFLIRRLARSGGALARGRPALRWALGAISGTREGAASVVLSLGLGLSVLAAVGQIDGNLRNAISGDLPDVAPSYFFVDIQRDQMPGFSARLDEDPAVSRVDSAPMLRGIITRINDRPAREVAGEHWVLQGDRGVTYSAALPDDTSVTAGEWWAPDYSGPPLISFAAEEAAEMGLKIGDTMTVNILGRDITGTIASFREVDFSNAGIGFILAMNPAALAGAPHTFISTVYAEENAEADILRDLSSAYPNITAIRVRDAIDRVSEVLSGLAAATSYGAAATLLTGFLVLIGAAAAGESARTFEAAVLKTLGASRRRILISFALRSAILGAAAGVVALAAGIGGGWAVSHFVMETDFSVIWSSALAIIGGGILATLIAGLLFAWRPLSARPAQVLRARE
- a CDS encoding Rrf2 family transcriptional regulator; its protein translation is MRITKRTNIAVRLLMFCAANPGRLVTKAEIAECCNISENHLAQVINQLSQLGYLRTQRGRNGGLSLGRSADQIRVGDVFRDVEGNLPIAECFADADNTCPLVDACRLRLALADAAEAFYAHMDEITLESLVCDNADLLRILQPVTCTR
- the gltX gene encoding glutamate--tRNA ligase, coding for MTTTRFAPSPTGYIHVGNLRTALMNYLIARKAGGTFILRIDDTDPERSKEEYVDAIKEDLDWLGLHWDRVERQSERLDRYAEAADTLRKMGRFYEAFETPTELDLKRKKQLNMGRPPVYDRAALALSDDQKQALRAERGDGVWRFKLDHARIEWVDGILGDTSIDAASVSDPVLIRGDGQVLYTLASVVDDTEMGVTDVVRGSDHVTNTATQIQIIEALGGTCPRFAHHSLLTGPQGEALSKRLGTLALRDLRAQGVEPMALLSHMARLGSSDPIELRADMAELVDGFDIGRFGAAPTKFDEADLFPLTARHLQTLPFNAVAGTIAEIGVPDHQAEQFWTVTRDNITTLSDLQDWWRLFREGAEPVIDDEDTDFVREAMTLLADAPFDEATWATWTAAVKEATGRKGRSLFMPLRKALTGQSHGPDMAAVMPLLQVVRARENR
- a CDS encoding arylesterase codes for the protein MRKMWISLVFICLGTVVRAEAVTIAALGDSLTQGYGLTQQDGFVPQLEKWLEERGAEVKLINAGVSGDTTAGGAARVAWTLTPEVDAMIVALGGNDLLRGIDPGVSKEHLREILDAARAADVDVLLVGMQAPGNYGPDFKADFDAMYPDLAATYGAVYAESFFEGLTEEQDDPAALRSFMQPDGIHPNADGVARIVEGLGPYVEALIARVAES